One Ranitomeya imitator isolate aRanImi1 chromosome 4, aRanImi1.pri, whole genome shotgun sequence genomic window, gtttatttgtgataaaaacggaaatttggcgaaaattttgaaaatttcgcaattttcacattttgaatttttattctgttaaaccagagagttatgtgacacaaaatagttaataaataacatttcccacatgtctactttacaccagcacaattttggaaacaacatttttttttgctaggaagttataagagttaaaatttgaccagcgatttctcatttttacaacgaaatttacaaaaccattttttttagggaccacctcacatttgaagtcagtttgaggggtctatatggatgaaaatacccaaaagtgacaccattctaaaaaatgcacccctcaaggtgctcaaaaccacattcaagaagttttttaacccttcaggtgcttcacagcagcagaagcaacatggaaggaaaaaatgaacatttaactttttagtcacaaaaattatcttttagcaacattttttttattttcccaatggtacaaggagaaactgaaccacgaaagttgttgtccaatttatcctgagtacgctgatacctcatatgtgggggtaaaccactgtttgggcgcacggcagggcttggaagggaaggagcgccatttgactttttgaatgaaaaattggctccactctttagcggacaccatgtcacgtttggagagcccccgtgtgcctaaaaattggagctcccccacacgtgaccccattttggaaactagacgccccaaggaacttatctagatgcatagtgagaactttgaacccccgggggcttcacaaattgatccgtaaaaatgaaaaagtacttttttttcacaaaaaaattcttttagcctcaatttttttcattttcacatgggcaacaggataaaatggatcctaaaatttgttgggcaatttctcatgagtacaccgatacctcacatgtggaggtaaaccactgtttgggcacatggtaaggttcggaagggaaggagcgccatttgactctttgaatgaaaaattatctccatcgttagcggacaccatgtcgtgtttggagagcccccgtgtgcctaaacattggagctcccccacaaatgaccccattttggaaactagaccccccaaggaacttatctagatgcatattgagcactttaaaccctcaggtgcttcacaaattgatctgtaaaaatgaaaaagtactttttttttcacaaaaaaattcttttcgcctcagtttttcattttcacatgggcaataggataaaatgaatcctaaaatttgttgggcaatttctcccgagtacgccgatacctcatatgtgggggtaaaccactgtttgggcacacggcagggctcggaagggaaggcgcgccatttgactttttgaatggaaaattagctccaattgttagcggacaccatgtcgcgtttagagagcccctgtgtgcctatgcattggatctcccccacaagtgaccccattttggaaactagaccccccaaggaacttatctagatgcatattgagcactttaaacccccaggtgcttcacagaagtttataatgcagagccatgaaaataaaaaataatttttctttcctcaaaaatgatttttagcctggaatttcctattttgccaagggtaataggagaaattggaccgcaaatgttgttgtccagtttgtcctgagtacgctgataccccatatgtgggggtaaaccactgtttgggcgcacggcagggctcggaagggaaggcacgccaattggctttttaaatggaaaattagctccaatcattagcggacaccatgtcacgtttggagagcccctgtgtgcctaaacattggagatcccccacatatgaccccattttggaaactagacccccaaaggaactaatctagatgtgtggtgaggactttgaacttccaagtgcttcacagaagtttataacgcagagccatgaaaataaaataaaaattttattttctctaaaatgattttttagcctgcaatttattattttcccaagggtaacaggagaaatttgaccccaaaagttgttgtacagtttctcctgagtacgctgataccccatatgtgggggtaaaccacagtttgggcacatgtcggggctcggaagtcaagtagtgacattttgaaatgcagactttgatggaatgctctgcgggcgttacgttgcgtttgcagagcccctgatgtggctaaacagtagaaaccccccacaagtgaccccattttagaaactagaccccgaaaggaacttatctagatgtgaggtgagcactttgaacccccaagtgcttcacagaagtttataacacagagcagtgaaaataataaatacgttttctttcctcaaaaataattttttagcccagaattttttattttcccaagggttacaggagaaattggaccccaaaagttgttgtccagtttctcctgagtacgctgataccccatatgtgggggtaaaccactgtttgggcacacgtcggggctcagaagggaagtagtgacttttgaaatgcagactttgatggaatggtctgcgggcgtcacgttgcgtttgcagagcccctggtgtgcctaaacagtagaaaccccccacaagtgaccccattttggaaactagaccgcccaaggaacttatctagatatgtggtgagcactttgaacccccaagtgcttcacagacgtttacaacgcagagccgtgaaaataaaaaatcatttttctttcctcaaaaatgatgttttagcaagcaattttttattttctcaagggtaacaggagaaattggaccccagtaattgttgcccagtttgtcctgagtacgctgataccccatatgtgggggtaaaccactgtttgggcacatgtcggggctcggaagtcaagtagtgacgttttgaaatgcagactttgatggaatggtctgcgggcgtcacgttgcgtttgcagagcccctggtgtgcctaaacagtagaaaccccccacaagtgaccccattttggaaactagaccccccaaggaacttatctagatatgtggtgagcactttgaacccccaagtgcttcacagacgtttacaacgcagagccgtgaaaataaaaaatcattttactttcctcaaaaatgatgttttagcaagcaattttttattttctcaagggtaacaggagaaattggaccccagtaattgttgcccagtttgtcctgagtacactgataccccatatgtgggggtaaaccactgtttgggcacacgtcggggctcggaagggaaggagcaccatttgactttttgaataaaagattggctggaatcaatggtggcgccatgttgcgtttggagaccccctgatgtgcctaaacagtggaaacccctcaattcttacgccaacacacccctaacccttatcccaactgtagccgtaaccctaaccacaaccctaaccgcaacacacccctaaccacaaccctaaccccaacacacccctaaccctaaccacaaccctaattccaacccaaccctaaccctaaggctatgtacccacgttgcggattcgtgtgagatttttccgcaccatttttgaaaaatccgcaggtaaaaggcactgcgttttacctgcggatttcacctgcggattccacctgcggattcctattgaggaataggtgtaaaacgctgcggaatccgcacaaagaattgacatgctgcggaaaatacaacgcagcgtttccgtgcggtattttccgcaccatgggcacagcggatttggtttttcataggtttacatggtactgtaaacctgatggaacactgctgcggatccgcagcggccaatccgctgcggatccgcagccaaatccgcaccgtgtgcacatagcctaattctaaaggtatgtgcacacgctttggaaaacgctgcggatccgcagcagtttcccatgagtgtacagttcaatgtaaacctatgggaaacaaaaatcgctgtacacatgctgcagaaaaactgcacggaaacgcagcggtttacattccgcagcatgtcacttctttctgcggattccacagcggttttacaactgctccaatagaaaatcgcagttgtaaaaccgcagtgaaatgcgcagaaaaaccgcggtaaatctgccataaatccgcagcggtttagcactgcggatttatcaaatccgctgcagaaaaatccgcagaggaccagaatatgtgtgcacataccgaaaccctaaccctaaccctaaccctacccctaaccctaaccctacccctaaccctacccctaaccctaaccctacccctaaccctaaccctaaccctaaccctaaccctaaccctacccctacccctacccctacccctaaccctaaccctaaccataaccctaaccctagttctaactccaaccttagtgaaaaaaaaaaaaaattctttattttattattgtccctatctatgggggacaaatggggggggtcatttactgtttttttattttgaccactgtgatagattatatcacagtgatcaaaattcacattggaacgaatctgccggccggcagattcggcgggcgcactgcgcatgcgcccgccattttggaacatggcggcgctcggggaagaagactgacggaccccgccaggatcggtaagtataagggggggagatcagggcacagggggggggagatcagggcacgggggggcgtcggagcacggggggggagggatcggagcaagggggagagtgatcggtgtgcgggcgggtggatcggtgtgcaggggggggggatcggtgtgcagggggggtggttcggagcacggggggggatcggagtgcgggggggtttgattggagcacgggggggtgtgattggagcacgggggagcggacaggaggacgggggagcggagcacaggacggaggggagcgctgcacagatcggggggctgggggggcgatcggtggggtggggtgggggcacattagtatttccagccatggccgatgatattgcagcatcggccatggctggattgtaatatttcaccatttttttaggtgaaatattacaaatcgctctgattggcagtttcactttcaacagccaatcagagcgatcgtagccacgagggggtgaagccaccccccctgggctaaactaccactccccctgtccctgcagatcgggtgaaatgggagttaaccctttcacccgatctgcagggacgcgatctttctgtgacacagcatatgcgtcacaggtcggattggcaccgactttcatgacgcatacgctgtgtcacaggtcgggaaggggttaagatcagAATCACATGCCATGAGCTTAAAATACATTACATAACATTACTTGACCTTTTATATTCCCCCCAGGGCCCAGAATAACAGAAATAAAGCATATCTACCTTACAGACCTGCTCCGCTCCTCTCGTTTAAGCATTGTCTCCACTGCAATCTTAAGTAACAGGAGTACTGCAGTCTATGAACAGCCGCTGATTATCTGCAGCCTTCACAGTTCCGCTAGAGTAGACATCCACCCTGATGGAGCTATGAAGGCATCTGTCGATAGGCTGCAACACTCACATGACACAACAATGTCAGAAGACTGCCGGGGAACACAGATCTCAGAGCGGAGGACCAGTGttggccatgtttttttttttttctaattttattcaACACATTGGTGGACATTTAAAACATGTCCAGTAGCATTTATTTATAACATGTTATCCATACCGTGCACTTAAGACATTTGAGTGATTaataatcaggtgtaaaaaaagAAATGTGATGTTTATTAAACTATACCAACACGATTTTTTATTCTGCACACAGGAGAACAATCTGACTGCAGTCACAGAATTTTTCATTTCGGGATTTCAAGTCGACCAAAGTATAAGAATTTCACTTTTCTGTGTTTACCTTGTTATTTACTGTGGGACAATATGTGGGAACCTCCTGATCATCACCCTGGTGTCCACCAGCAGGAACCTCCACACTCCAATGTacttcttcatctcacaactgTCCGTCGGTGACATCTTGGTGATCTCAGATATTGTCCCCAACATGCTCCATATCCTACTGAATAATGGGGCGACCATTACTTTTATTGATTGCATCACTCAGTTTTATTTCTTATGTGCCTCAGAAACTTTTGAATGTCTTCTCCTCGGTGTGATGTCTTATGACCGGTATGTGGCCATCTGTAATCCCCTTCGTTACGCTTCTATCATGACAGGTGGATATTGTGTGAAATTGGCCTTATTCTGCTGGTTGTTTGGATTTTCCATTGTTTTAATTTACATGATTACAACAGCAAAACTAAACTATTGTGGAACTAACATCATTGACCACGTGTTCTGTGACATTATCCCTTTACTAGAACTTGCCTGTTCTGAAACTTTCATTGTTCATTTGGAGATTTACTTAACATGTATTCCTATTGTCCTTGTTCCAGCCACAATTATTGTAATAACTTATACTTATATAGTTTTAGCAATCTTAAGGATCTCATCCAGCACCGGTAGgcagaaagccttctccacctgtagctccCACCTCACTGTGGTCTCCATATTCTACTGGACTCTGCTCAGTGTTTATATCATCCGAACAAAAGGTCGAACCCTTACAATGAGTAAGATCCTATCATTGTTTTATACAGTGTTTACTCCTTTAGCCAACCCTATTATATACAGTCTTAGAAATAAAGACATTAAAAAAGCTGCAGAACAAGCAATTTATAAGTATGCAGCCTAGAAAATTCTCACTAATATCTTAAATATTACCGAGGCTAGACTTAATGAACTATTTGTCAAACTTTATTTCGTAAGACCTGATTACAAATTGTATGTTTCTGTTGTACAAAAAAGAAATACAAAACTATATTTGCTCAATACAAAGTTTAATTACGGTATGTTTGTATAAATTATTAATTGTTATTATTGACCTTCAGCTCGATCATGAGCCATGGTGATTTGATGGATGAACACCGTGTAGAAAGactgatcttgtgcaagcctaggtaTGTCCACCATTGTCTTCTCGGCTCTTATCTTGAATGTATTATGCCATCGGGTTGCTGATCTTCTTTACCTTGTTCCCTTTATTCTTCTGAACATGATATCCTTCTTCAGTAATTTCTTTCTTTGGGTGATGTGTCCAACGTTGCCAAGTCGtaacttggtgatccttgcttcgagtgacatatcTGGCTTACCGTAATTTGTTGCAATATTtttattcttcttgccatccatgttaTTGAGAAAATCTTTCTCCAGTGCCACATTTCAAAGGTGCtgtttcttcttctgtcttgttgctGTGTTTGTATAAAATCAGTGTGTTGCTAGTATGTTAGGTCTAGCAGTGGTATTacaaactgttaggagtcgagtttcctctgctgcacaggaggaatctcgatccgtgtctgctgcagtctcccattctgcttcggccgcagtggggtctgctcagcggaggcgtcgctcccagcgtctcgctgaagctgattctgtgcatagggtcactactgccttttctggctctcctgttgtaccctgcactgatctgcggcgagcaggcttctctgggactaagtccttatttacacacactgagcatgcccagggcaagatctcccattggaggtcaagggtcacatgctcaggtactgcagcgcatcccattggtcctccaggaaggtccggaaagggcaaaacttcggtagcagcttcctgtgctgcaactatataagctgcgcatgaccgcacggccatgcgctagtattgtctttggtattatgtgtgtgtagatggatgtatgtcgaaggatgaaagctcctaaatatccctccctagtgttgttgactgtttgcggttgatggtagctatctagcgcccgactagccatcagcacgtaacacacatcacagcgtccagttgctgtgtccgccagtatggcgccgtgcgctttctctgcgctttccttacccaagcctgggtggttagtggcgtccgtcagtgcggcaccgcacgcactctcgtgcctttatatattattatttatgtttctctgacaccccagctgcggtgtcgagcgcatgagatcttctgaactcaaatcctcagtctcgggtttgagattagagacttcttgcttgcgctctatgtgcagtaccgcggtcctgtgacgcaacagggtcgcttccttcacacagggtgaagttaacccatgtgtgtattcttatagtaccgccatatagtccatctttactagcagcagggtttttacctgcacggtggacctcggactgcgaacgcacctagttccatatcatcttatacttggtgcattccgccagtccttaacacaaacACATGCTGTGGATTTCTTCCCCGGTGCCCTAGATCTCCTGTTAGCACCACTATGATCTGATTTGATATCTGGAGGACAATGATACAGTTTGACCCAGTGGTAGAACAGGGAGGCATATGTCCTACAAGACGTCTTTATGTCTCTGCAAGTCATTGCATTATTTATGATGTTGACTCTGCACAGGGGATAAAAAAGCTAGGTTGCTGTGGGAACACTTTTAGGAGAGTGAtattttttgcaaagt contains:
- the LOC138674837 gene encoding olfactory receptor 5AR1-like, producing MTTPQRKAPQSAFQIPAETERAGTGGTAFEAALLEQFFYLHFCCKEKAMNSNLRKSKENNLTAVTEFFISGFQVDQSIRISLFCVYLVIYCGTICGNLLIITLVSTSRNLHTPMYFFISQLSVGDILVISDIVPNMLHILLNNGATITFIDCITQFYFLCASETFECLLLGVMSYDRYVAICNPLRYASIMTGGYCVKLALFCWLFGFSIVLIYMITTAKLNYCGTNIIDHVFCDIIPLLELACSETFIVHLEIYLTCIPIVLVPATIIVITYTYIVLAILRISSSTGRQKAFSTCSSHLTVVSIFYWTLLSVYIIRTKGRTLTMSKILSLFYTVFTPLANPIIYSLRNKDIKKAAEQAIYKYAA